One Helicobacter pylori NCTC 11637 = CCUG 17874 = ATCC 43504 = JCM 12093 genomic window, ACGATTTCTTGGGCGTTTTTGATCATGCTAGTAACGGCGCTAAACTCAGCGCTAAAGATTTGGCACGCATTCCCACTTGTATTGATATTCCATGGACTACCATTACCCGAAGTGTTTTCATTATGAGTAGATCGCACTAAAGGGCATTGCGTGTTAAGGACATTCATGATCGTGCTTGCTTGTTCTAAAAGGTTTTGAGCGGTATTGGTGAATTCAAAGCTTTGCGTTTCTTTGTGGTTCTGATTACTGCTAGTTACGCCATTACTGTTGCCATTTTTGTTACAAAACTGATTCACACCGCCGTTAATATCAGCTGTTTGTTTGCATTCGTAAGTGTATGTTACGGTCACTTCTGTGCCTTTTTGGTCTAATACAGGAAAACCATGTTGAGCCTTTAAAGCTTGTTGGATAGCTTGATAGGCTTTATTGAGTTTTTCAAATTCTTGGATAGACATGGATTTACCAGGACCAGTCGATTCATACCGGTTGCAAGTAATACTCGTTGTGCCGGATCCTGGTTGGTTATTAAAGACCACGCTGCCAGGCCCACTCCCTGTGCCGTTCCCGTTCCCGCACATGATCGCATAGCCGATGACATTCCACAGCCCCACCGCTGCATTGATCGCCAAATACACCGCTTGATACGCGGGGGAATTGGTTTTTTCGCCGGTCAACCCTTGCGTGTTTGCTTTCAAATTATCGATCGCAGCATTGATTTCTGAAGGGCTGCTCGCGTTCGTTACCGCTTTATTGAGGTTGTTGAAATTGGTTAAAAGGTTGCTCAAATTCTCATAAGTGTCTGAAAGTTTTTTCAATTCGCCGGTGTTTTTCACCATTTGAGCGGCTTCGCCGATTTGATAGCCCGCGCTGATAAAAAAGCCGTTGTCTTCAGCGTTTAAAAGCGATGAAGCGAGAGAGAGAGAGAGTAAAAGGGTTTTTTTCATAAATATCCTTTGAAATTAAATTGAGTGATTGAGATTTTATACATTAAGTAAGAATGTATTAAAAGCATTGTAGCATAAAATCGTTTTTTTTTTGTCATTTGGAGAAATTTTAGAATTTTTGCATTTTTTGCGCGTTTGTTTGGGTGGTATTGGAAAGGGTTTTTAGATTTTGTTTTAATGGAGCACTAATGATAAAAGCTTAACAGAGATTTTTTGTTGTGCGTTTTTAAAAGCGAGCGGTTTTGTCAAATGAAAAGCACCCCCCAAAAAAGAGATTTTAGAAAGGGGGGATTTTAGAGAAGGGATTTTAAAAGCAGATGATACTAAAAAGCAAGGGGGCTTACATCATGCCACCCATGCCACCCATTCCGCCCATGCCTCCCATATCAGGCATTGCTGGGGCCGCTTTTTCTTCTTTGATTTCATGCACGGTGGCTTCTGTGGTTAAAAGCAGGCTTGAAACCGAAACCGCATTTTGTAAAGCGATCCTTTCTACTTTTAGGGGGTCAATAATGCCTTCTTTAAACATATCCACATACTTGCCATTGCTAGCGTTAAAACCAAAATGCCCTTCGTGTTTTTCTACTTCATTCACGACCACACCGCCATCATAACCGGCATTGATAGCGATTTGAGCTAATGGGGCTTTAATGGCGCGCATGATGATTTCATAGCCCACTTTTTCATCATCGTGTAAATTCAAATGCACTTTTTGAGCCGCGCGAATGAGGGCCGCACCGCCACCAATCACAATGCCTTCTTCAACCGCCGCTTTAGTCGCGCTCAACGCGTCATCCACCCGGTCTTTTTTCTCTTTCATTTCCACTTCACTCGCAGCGCCCACTTTAATCACAGCCACACCGCCAGAGAGTTTAGCCAATCTTTCTTGCAATTTTTCTTTGTCATAATCGCTTGTCGTGCTTGCAATTTGGGTTTTGATTTGCGCAACTCTGTCTTTAACATCATCGCTATGGCCTTTGCCATCTACGATCGTGGTGTTGTCTTTGTCAATCACAATCCTTCCGGCTTTGCCTAAAAACTCCACTTCAGCGTTTTCTAAAGTCAAGCCCAATTCTTCGCTAATAACTTGACCGCCGGTTAAAATAGCGATGTCTTTGAGCATTTCTTTTCTTCTGTCCCCAAAGCCTGGAGCTTTAACCGCTGCGATATTCAACACGCCTCTTAATTTATTCACCACTAGAGTCGTTAAAGCTTCGCCCTCAATGTCTTCAGCGATGATTAAAAGCGGTTTGCCCTCTTTCATGGTTTTTTCCAATAGCGGGAGGATGTCTTTCATGCTAGAGATTTTTTTGTCCGTTAAAAGGATGTAAGCGTTATCCAATTGAGCGGTCATTTTCTCAGCGTTCGTTACAAAATAAGGGGAGAGGTAGCCTCTATCAAATTGCATGCCCTCTACGACATCTAATTCATCTTCAATGCCCTTAGCCTCTTCAACGGTGATCACGCCGTCTTTGCCCACTTTTTCCATAGCGTCAGCGATGAGTTTCCCGATATTGTGATCGGAGTTTGCAGAAATAGTCGCCACTTGGGTGATTTCTTCTTTACCGCCTACTTTTTTGCTCGCTTTTTTAAGCTCATTAATGATCGCTTCAGCGGCTTTATCCATGCCTCTTTTCACTTCAATAGGGTTAGCCCCAGCCGTGATATTCCTCAAACCTTCTTTAAAAATGCTATAAGCCAGCACGGTCGCTGTGGTCGTGCCATCGCCGGCGGCATCAGCGGTTTTGCTCGCTACTTCTTTAACGAGTTGAGCGCCCATGTTAGCCACCGGGCAACTTAATTCAATCTCTTTAGCCACGCTCACGCCATCTTTGGTGATGCTTGGAGCGCCATAGCTTTTTTGAATCAACACATTCCTGCCTCTTGGCCCCATGGTTACTTTAACAGCGTCATGGAGTTGTCTCACGCCTTCAAATAAAAGGTTTCTCGCACTATCTGAAAATTTGATTTCTTTTGCCATTTTGTATCCTTAATAATAATGTTTTTAGTGTTTTTTGTGATCATGACAGCAAGCTTCATGCTCTTTAGCATGCTTATGATCATGATTACCTGTATGACAGCAAGATCCCGCACCCACAATGCCTAGAATGTCTTCTAGCTCTAGCACCATGTATTCGGTGCCGTCTAAAACGATTTCTGCGCCTTTGTATTTGCCAAAAGCGATCACATCGCCTTCTTTAACGCATTTGCAACCCTCACTGATTTTATGGCTAACGGCTTTGACTACGCCCATTAAAGGCTTTTCTTTAGCGTTATCAGGGATGATGATGCCTGAACTGGTTTTGTTCTCTTCTTCAAGTCTTTCTACTAAGACCCTTTCTCCTAATGGTTGAAACTTCATTTCAGTTCTCCTAAGTTTTGATAAATAAAATAGAAATTTAGCGCTTATTGTTATTAAGCGACATAACTATAGCGCATTTTTAGGGATAAGTCAAGCCATAAAACCAAACATAAGATTATAATTATAAGGATTATTAAGTCTATTTGTATAAAGTTTCATTAGTTTAAAAATATAAGGATTAGAAAAAGGAGCGTTATCAATAAAGATTTTATTTATTGAGTATAATCCCTTTTGAGAAAGTCAAACCAAAAAAGCCCATTTAAAGAAAGCATGAAAAATGATTCTTAAAAGTTCCATTGATCGCCTTTTGCAAACGATAGACATTGTAGAAGTCATTAGCTCCTATGTGGATTTGAGGAAGTCAGGCTCGAATTACATGGCTTGTTGCCCTTTTCATGAAGAAAGGAGCGCGAGTTTTAGCGTCAATCAAGTTAAAGGGTTTTACCATTGCTTTGGGTGTGGGGCGAGTGGGGATAGCATTAAATTTGTGATGGCGTTTGAAAAACTTTCGTTTGTGGAAGCGCTTGAGAAATTAGCCCACCGATTCAATGTGGCTTTAGAGCATGACAAAGGCGTTTATTACGATCATAAAGAAGATTACCACCTTTTAGAAATGGTGAGTTCGTTGTATCAAGAAGAGCTTTTTAACGCCCCGTTTTTTTTGAATTATTTGCAAAAAAGAGGGCTTAGCCTAGAGAGTATAAGAGCGTTTAAATTAGGTTTATGCACGAATAGAATTGATTACGGCATTGAAAATAAAGGCCTGAATAAGGATAAACTCATTGAATTAGGCGTGCTAGGCAAGAGCGATAAAAAGGATAAAACCTATTTGCGCTTTTTGGATCGCATCATGTTCCCTATTTATAGCCCTAGCGCTCAAGTGGTGGGTTTTGGAGGGCGCACCTTAAAAGAAAAAGCGGCCAAGTATATCAATTCGCCCCAAAGTAAGCTTTTTGATAAATCCAGTTTGCTCTATGGCTATCATTTGGCTAAAGAACACATCTATAAACAAAAGCAAGTCATTGTAACAGAGGGGTATTTGGATGTGATTTTATTGCACCAGGCGGGTTTTAAAAACGCCATAGCCACGCTTGGGACAGCTTTAACGCCATCGCATTTGCCCTTGCTTAAAAAAGGCGATCCCGAAATTCTTTTGAGCTATGATGGGGATAAGGCAGGGCGAAACGCAGCCTATAAAGCGAGCTTGATGTTGGCTAAAGAGCAAAGAAAGGGGGGGGTGATTTTGTTTGAAAACAACCTCGATCCTGCGGAGATGATCGCTAATGGCCAGATTGAAACCTTAAAAGACTTGTTATCGCGCCCCATGGCTTTTATTGAGTTTGTTTTAAGGCGCATGGCAAATTCCTATCTTTTAGACGATCCTTTAGAAAAAGATAAGGCCCTTAAAGAAATGTTAGGGTTTTTGAAAAACTTTTCCTTGCTTTTACAAAGCGAATACAAGCCCTTAATCGCTGCACTTTTGCAAGTGCCTTTGCATGTTTTAGGGGTTAGAGAGCGAGTCTCTTTTCAGCCTTTTTACCCCAAAACAGAAAAATCCAATCGCCCTCAAAAGTTTGCGCATGTTCCTAACACGATGAGTTTGGAATTTTTAGAAAAATTAGTGATCCGCTATCTTTTAGAAGACAGAAGCTTGTTGGATTTAGCAGTGGGTTATATCCATAGTGGGGTATTCTTGCATAAAAAACAAGAATTTGACGCCTTGTGTCAAGAAAAATTGGACGACCCTAAATTAGTTGCGTTATTATTAGATGCGAATTTACCCCTAAAAAAAGGGGGTTTTGAAAAGGAATTGCGTTTGTTGATCTTGCGCTATTTTGAGCGGCAACTCAAAGAAATCCCTAAAAGCTCGCTCCCTTTTAGCGAAAAAATGATCTTTTTAAAAAAGGCTCGCCAGGCCATTATGAAATTAAAACAAGGAGAATTAGTCGCCATATGAAACCAATAAAAGCTTTAGCCCTATTTAGTGGGGGGTTGGATAGTTTGTTGTCTATGAAATTACTCATTGATCAAGGCATTGAAGTAACCGCTTTGCACTTTAATATAGGGTTTGGAGGGAATAAAGATAAAAGAGAGTATTTTGAAAACGCCACCGCGCAAATCGGGGCTAAGCTCTTAGTGTGCGATATTAGAGAGCAGTTTTTTAACGATGTGTTGTTCAAGCCCAAATACGGCTATGGGAAATATTTCAACCCTTGCATTGACTGCCATGCCAATATGTTTAGGAACGCTTTTTATAAAATGCTTGAATTGGATGCGGATTTTGTTTTGAGCGGGGAAGTGTTGGGGCAACGCCCTAAATCCCAAAGGAAAGAAGCGCTCAATCAGGTGAGGAAATTAGTCAGAGAAGTGGGCGAAGAGGCGCGTTTTGATAAAGTTTTAGACCGAACGCAAGCAGGCGGTGAAAAACCGCAATTTTTAGATGAATTGCTCTTAAGGCCCATGAGCGCTAAACTCTTAGAGCCTACTTTTATGGAAAAAAAGGGTTTTGTTGATAGAGACAAGCTTTTAGATGTGAGTGGTAGGGGGCGCACTAGGCAATTGCAAATGATCAAAGATTATGGCTTGAAATATTATGAAAAGCCAGGTGGGGGGTGCTTGCTCACAGACATTCAAGTGAGCAATAAGATTAAGAATTTGAAAGAATACAGAGAAATGGTGTTTGAAGACAGCGTGATTGTCAAAAACGGGCGTTATTTTGTCTTACCCCATAACGCTCGCTTGGTGGTGGCAAGGAATGAAGAAGAAAACCATAAATTAGACATTGAGCACCCCTTAATGGATAAGATTGAATTACTAAGCTGTAAAGGCCCTTTGAGTTTAGTGGATAAAAACGCCAGCCAAGAAGATAAAGAATTGGCCGGCCGTATCGCTTTAGGCTATGCTAAGACTTTAAAAAATCAAGCTTACCTCATTCAAATAGGGGATCAAAAGCACGAACTTTACCCTTTGGATAAAGAGAGCGCTAGAGAATATTTGTTCGCTTGAAAGGGGAGTTTTTGAGAATTTTAGGGGTTTTCTTTTTATGCTATAATGAAAAAAGCTCTAATCATTAAGCTATTTGCTAGGAGGTTTGCATGCAAGAGTTTTTAGGTTTTGGTGTGGTGGGGAATTTTGCAGGGCATTTGGAGCAAGCAGGAGAGAGTCATAGTTTTATTAACATGAAAAGCGAAGAAAAGGACGCCCCTAAGGGGTTGTTCCCTTTTTATATCCCGTATGAGAATTGCTATTTGGGGCGTTGTTGCATTGATAATCATAAGATTATTTTGCCTAGTGATCCAGATTTAAGGGTGCAAGCAGAGCCAGAAATCGCTTTAGAATGCGATGTTAAATACGATGAAAAACATTTGGTAACCAAGCTCGTGCCTAATTTTTTCATGGCGTTTAATGACGCTTCTGTGCGCAATTTAGACGCCGCAAAACTCTCCCAAAAAAAGAATTTTTCACCAGCTTCTAAAGGCATAGGGCAGAAATTGCCTATTGATAGGTTTGTTTATGGGGGGGTGTGCAACAATTTCTCTATCGCGTCTTTTTTGAAATACGATAATGTTTGGCACATTTACGGGGAAAACAGCAAATTGCTCAAATACGAGTTTTTTTATCAAAAGCTTTTAGATTGGATCAAAGACCAATTAAACCACCAACAAGATGGCGACTCTTTAGAGGCTCTAAGGCCTTTTTTAGAGCGCCATAATTTCCCCACTAAAATGATTTTTGCGATTGGGGCTACCCCTTATATGCCTTTTGCGCAAGAGCATTTTTTACAAAAAGGCGATGAGGTGGTGATTGTCGCTTACAACCACTTGCAATATAGTTTTGAAAAGATTCAAAGCCTCTTAGAAGAAGACACCCTACAAACCAAAGAACACACTAATCTTTCTTATGTCTATCAAATCGTAGAATAGTAAGGCTTTTTTCTCTTCAGCTTTGCTTTTTTACCCTTTCAAAGATTAAATGCACCCCTTTTGACTCCCATTTAGAGGATTTTTATGGTTTTTTTGAGATAATAAAGCGTTATAAAGTTAATTAAAATTAAACAAAAGGGTTTTGATGTCCGCTCATTTTTTAAAAATCGTTTTTTTAGTAGGCATGTGCGTTTCAAGTTTGTTCGCTGAAGGTTTAGAGGGGTTTTTTAACGCTCTAGAAGCCCAGCTCAAAAGCCCCATCGCTAAGGGGATTTTAATGGTGATTTTCATAGGGATCGCTATTTATGTGTGGAGGAATTTAGACCGGTGGAAAGAGATTTTATTCACGATCCTTGGCGTGGTGTTTGGGATTTTTTTATTCTTTAAGGCCCCGAGTTTAGCGAATTGGTTTATGGGAATTTTTTAATGATTATCCTGTCAGCGAGCGTGAAGAATTTGCGTGAAATTTCGGTTAAAGAAAAATTTTTATGGCTGAACGCTAAATCTTATTTGATTTCTGTTTTTGTGCCTTTTATTTTGCTCCCTTGGATTGATTTATTGAGTGCTTTTTTATTGTATTTAGGGTTTTTAGCGTTCTTTAGCGTGCTGGAATTTTTTGATGAAGATATTGCAGATATTATTGTGGCTAAAAGCAAAATAAAGACTAAAACCAAATGTTATAGAGCGTAGGATGTTAGAAAAGCTTTTGAGCGCTATCAAACAAAAGGTTTCAAACTATTTTTTAGGGGTTTTGCCTAAAAGCTATTCTATGAGCGAAGAAAACAACATTTTAGGCTTGTATGATGAGTATTTTTTACTCACTAAAAACGAAAACTTAGTGGGCATCCTCCGTTTAGAGGGGGTGAGTTACACCCATTTAAGCACAGAGCAATTGCAAGATCTCTTCACCGAGCGCCAAATGGCGTTGGATTCTTTAGAAAAAGTCGTGGCGCGCCTTGTGGTTAAAAGGCGTAAAATTGATCACCAACAAAACATTCAAACTGACTCTAAATACTTGCAAGCGATTTTGAATCAATTTGAAAACAAAGAGGTGTATGAAAATCAGTATTTTTTAGTTTTAGAAAGCGCGCATTCTTTACAGGGCGTTTTAGAGCATAAGAAAAAATCCTTAATGCATGCCAATAGGGAAAATTTTAAGGACATTCTCTCTTATAAAGCGCATTTTTTGCAAGAAACTTTAAAAAGCTTAGAAATCCAGCTCAAAAACTATGCCCCCAAACTCTTAAGCTCCAAAGAGGTTTTGAATTTTTATGCGGAATACATTAACGGGTTTGATCTCCCCTTAAAGCCCCTAGTAGGGGGGTATTTGAGCGATAGTTATATCGCTAGTTCTATCACTTTTGAAAAAGATTATTTCATTCAAGAAAGCTTTAATCAAAAAACCTATAACCGCTTGATTGGCATTAAAGCTTATGAGAGCGAGCGCATCACTTCTATAGCGATCGGAGCGCTTTTATACCAAGAGACGCCACTAGATATTATCTTTTCTATAGAGCCTATGAGCGTCAATAAAACGCTGGGTTTTTTAAAAGAGAGGGCCAAGTTTAGCATGTCCAATCTCGTTAAAAACGAGCTGCTAGAATACCAAGAATTAGTCAAAACCAAACGCCTATCCATGCAAAAATTCGCCCTAAACATTCTTATCAAAGCCCCCAGTTTAGAGGATTTAGACGCTCAAACGAGCTTAGTTTTAGGGCTTTTATTTAAAGAAAATTTAGTGGGCGTTATAGAAACTTTTGGCTTGAAAGGGGGGTATTTTTCCTTTTTCCCTGAACGCATCCACTTAAACCACCGCTTGCGTTTTTTAACCTCTAAAGCCTTAGCGTGTTTAATGGTGTTTGAAAGGCAAAATTTAGGCTTTAAGGCTAATTCATGGGGGAATAGCCCTTTGAGCGTGTTTAAAAATTTGGATTATTCCCCTTTTTTATTCAATTTCCACAACCAAGAAGTGAGCCACAACAACGCTAAAGAAATCGCCAGAGTGAATGGGCATACTTTAATCATAGGGGCTACCGGGAGCGGTAAAAGCACGCTGATTAGCTTTTTAATGATGAGCGCTTTGAAATACCAAAACATGCGCCTTTTAGCCTTTGACAGGATGCAGGGGCTGTATTCTTTCACAAAATTTTTTAAAGGGCATTACCATGACGGCAAATCTTTTAGCATCAACCCCTTTTGTTTAGAACCTAATTTGCAGAATTTAGAATTTTTGCAATCCTTCTTTTTGAGCATGTTTGATCTTGCCCCTTCAAGGGATAAAGAAGCCTTGGAAGATATGAATGCGATTTTTAGCGCGATTAAGAGCCTTTATGAGACCTTATACCCTAAAGCTTTTAGTTTGCTAGACTTTAAAGAAACGCTTAAAAGAACTTCGTCTAACCAATTGGGCTTGAGTTTGGAGCCGTATTTGAATAACCCCCTTTTTAACGCTTTGAATGACGCGTTCAACTCCAACGCTTTTTTAAATGTGATAAACCTAGACACCATCACCCAAAACCCCAAAGACTTAGGGCTTTTAGCCTATTACTTGTTTTATAAAATCTTAGAAGAATCCAGGAAAAACGACAGCGGTTTTTTGGTTTTTTTAGACGAGTTTAAATCCTATGTGGAAAACGATTTGCTGAACACCAAAATTAACGCTTTAATCACGCAAGCCAGAAAAGCTAATGGCGTGGTGGTGTTGGCTTTGCAAGATATTTACCAATTAAGTGGGGTTAAAAACGCTCATAGTTTTTTGAGCAACATGGGGACTCTTATTTTGTATCCGCAAAAAAACGCTAGGGAGTTGAAGCACCATTTCAATGTGCCTTTGAGCGAAACTGAAATTTCTTTTTTAGAAAACACCCCCTTGTATGCCAGGCAGGTTTTAGTCAAAAATCTGGGTAATGGGAATTCTAACATGATTGATGTGAGTTTAGAAAGTTTAGGGCGTTATTTGAAAATCTTTAATTCAGACTCTAGCCATGTGAATAAAGTGAAAGCGTTACAAAAAGACTACCCTACAGAGTGGCGTGAGAAACTTTTGAAGAGCTAGTTTTAAAAAGTTAGTTTTGTTTTGAAAAGTTAATATTATTTTGAAGCACTCCTATTCAGATGGCTAAGGCACACAAGAAATTAGGGGACTCTGCTGTATTCCTACCCTGAAGCGTTACCCTAAAATCCTATTGCATAGGTCTAAATAAGAGCTTAGGGATCATTTTAGCCATAAAAAGCTTATGTTTTCATTAAAAATGTTATGATACGCTCAAATAGTCAAGCAAAAATGCCAATTAAAAGGGTTAGATTGAAAATATTCGTTCTGTTGATGTCGGTAATTTTAGGAATATCATTAACAGGTTGCATAGGCTATCGTATGGACTTAGAACATTTTAACACGCTCTATTATGAAGAAAGCCCTAAACAAGCTTATGAATATTCCAAACAATTCACTAAGAAAAAAAAGAACGCTCTTTTATGGGACTTGCAAAACGGCTTGAGCGCTTTATACGCCAGAGATTACCAGACTTCTTTAGGGGTATTAGATCAAGCCGAGCAACGCTTTGATAAAACCCAAAGCGCTTTCACAAGAGGGGCTGGTTATGTGGGCGCTACCATGATTAATGATAACGTGCGCGCTTATGGGGGGAATATTTATGAGGGCGTTTTAATCAATTATTACAAAGCGATAGACTACATGCTTTTAAACGATAGCGCGAAAGCTAGGGTGCAATTCAACCGCGCGAACGAACGCCAGCGCAGGGCTAAAGAATTTTATTATGAGGAAGTGCAAAAAGCCATTAAAGAGATCGATTCTAGCAAAAAGCACAATATCAATATGGAACGCTCTAGGGTGGAAGTGAGCGAGATTTTAAACAACACTTATTCTAATTTAGACAAATACGAAGCTTATCAGGGCTTGCTTAACCCGGCGGTTTCGTATCTTTCAGGGTTGTTTTACGCTTTAAATGGGGATAAAAATAAGGGGTTAGGCTATCTTAATGAAGCCTATGGGATCAGTCAAAGCCCTTTTGTAGCTCAAGACTTGGTTTTTTTTAAAAACCCTAATAGGAGCCATTTCACTTGGATCATCATTGAAGATGGTAAAGAGCCGCAAAAAAGCGAATTTAAAATTGATGTGCCTATTTTTATGATTGATTCGGTTTATAATGTGAGTATAGCCTTGCCCAAGCTAGAAAAAGGGGAAGCGTTTTATCAAAATTTCACCCTCAAAGATGGAGAAAAAGTAACGCCCTTTGACACTTTAGCCTCAATAGATGCGGTGGTCGCTAGCGAATTCAGGAAGCAATTGCCCTACATTATCACTAGGGCTATTTTATCGGCTACTTTTAAGGTGGGCATGCAAGCGGTGGCGAATTATTATTTAGGGTTTGTTGGGGGGTTAGTAACTTCGTTGTATTCGGGTGTGAGCACCTTTGCAGACACCAGAAACACAAGCATTTTTGCCCATAAAATCTACCTTATGCGTATCAAAAATAAAGCTTTTGAAAATTATGAAGTTCGAGCTGATTCTATTGACGCTTTTTCGTTTTCATTAAAGCCTTGTAAAAGATCGCTTGAAAACCCTAAAGTCATTGACGCTAGGGAATTGCTTTCTGGGTTTGTAACAGCCCCACAAATCTTTTGCTCTAACCGCCATAATATTTTATACATCCGCAGTTTTAAAAACGGGTTTGTTTTGAGTCGTTTAAAATGATTTAAAAAACCCCCAAAGATAGTTTTTAAGTGTCGTTGGCATTAAACACAAACACGATATAATTATAAAACGATACGAAAACCTAAATTAAGGGGAAGTCATGGCTGATAGTTTGGCGGGCATTGATCAAGTTACGAGTTTGCATAAAAATAACGAGTTGCAATTGTTGTGTTTCAGGCTGGGTAAAAACAAGGATTTGTATGCGGTCAATGTCTTTAAGATCCGTGAAGTGGTGAAATACCATGGCAATCTCACTATCATCAGCCACGAAAACAATTCGCTTGTTGAGGGGCTAATCATTATAAGAGAGCTCACCATTCCCTTGATTGATATGAAGAAATGGTTTTATTATGACAGCCAAAACAAAAACAAGGATTTACGCCCTTATAGGATAGAAAAAGAAAAAGGCGAAGACGATATTGTTATGATCTGTGAGTTTTCTCGCTGGACTATAGGGGTTAGGATCTATGAAGCGGATAGGATTTTGAGCAAGAAATGGACTGAAATGGAGCAAAGCGCTGGGCTAGGGGGATCTGCAGGCAATAACAAACTCGTGAGCCGCACGCGCTATTTTGACGGGCGCTTGGTGCAAGTGGTGGATATTGAAAAAATGCTTATAGACGTGTTCCCTTGGATTGAAGATGAAAAACACAACGATTTAGAGACGCTCTCTAAAATCCATTCTAACCAATGCGTTTTGCTCGCTGATGACTCCCCAAGCGTTTTAAAAACCATGCAAATGATTTTAGACAAGCTGGGCGTCAAGCATATAGATTTTATCAATGGCAAAACCTTATTAGAGCATTTGTTCAACCCCACAACCGATGTGAGCAATATTGGCCTGATTATTACCGATTTGGAAATGCCAGAGGCGAGCGGTTTTGAAGTGATCAAGCAGGTTAAAAACAATCCTTTGACTTCAAAAATCCCTATCGTGGTCAATTCTTCTATGAGCGGGAGTTCTAATGAAGACATGGCCAGGAGTTTAAAAGCCGATGATTTCATCTCTAAGTCTAACCCCAAAGACATACAGCGAGTGGTTAAGCAATTTTTGGAATTAGCATGAAAAAATACAGCGCTATCCCCACCCCTTGCTATGTGCTAGAGAGCGAACGCTTAGAAAAAAACGCCAAGATCTTAGAAATCGTGTGCCAACAAAGCGGGGCAAAGGTTTTGCTCGCTTTAAAGGGGTATGCGTTTTGGCGTGAGTTTGGGATTTTGAGACAAAAATTGAACGGGTGTTGCGCGAGCGGTCTTTATGAGGCTAAGCTCGCTTTTGAAGAATTTGGAGGGCGAGAGAGCCATAAAGAAATTTGCGTTTATAGCCCGGCTTTTAAAGAAGCTGAAATGAGCGCGATTTTACCCCTAGCGACAAGCATCATTTTCAACTCTTTTCACCAATACGCCACCTATAAAGACAGGATTTTAGACAAAAACAAGCAATTAGAAAACTTGGGCTTAAGCCCCATTAAAATGGGCTTGAGGATAAACCCACTCTATAGCGAAGTAACCCCAGCGATCTATAACCCATGCTCTAAAGTGAGCCGGTTAGGGATTACGCCTAGCGGATTTGAAAAGGGGGTGAAAGAGCATGGCTTAGAGGGGGTGAGCGGGTTGCATTTCCATACGCATTGCGAGCAAAACGCTGACGCTTTGTGCCGGACTTTAGAGCATGTAGAAAGGCATTTCAAGCCTTATTTAGAAAACATGGCGTGGGTGAATTTTGGTGGGGGGCATCATATCA contains:
- a CDS encoding TrbC/VirB2 family protein: MSAHFLKIVFLVGMCVSSLFAEGLEGFFNALEAQLKSPIAKGILMVIFIGIAIYVWRNLDRWKEILFTILGVVFGIFLFFKAPSLANWFMGIF
- a CDS encoding competence protein ComB, whose amino-acid sequence is MIILSASVKNLREISVKEKFLWLNAKSYLISVFVPFILLPWIDLLSAFLLYLGFLAFFSVLEFFDEDIADIIVAKSKIKTKTKCYRA
- a CDS encoding VirB4 family type IV secretion/conjugal transfer ATPase — encoded protein: MLEKLLSAIKQKVSNYFLGVLPKSYSMSEENNILGLYDEYFLLTKNENLVGILRLEGVSYTHLSTEQLQDLFTERQMALDSLEKVVARLVVKRRKIDHQQNIQTDSKYLQAILNQFENKEVYENQYFLVLESAHSLQGVLEHKKKSLMHANRENFKDILSYKAHFLQETLKSLEIQLKNYAPKLLSSKEVLNFYAEYINGFDLPLKPLVGGYLSDSYIASSITFEKDYFIQESFNQKTYNRLIGIKAYESERITSIAIGALLYQETPLDIIFSIEPMSVNKTLGFLKERAKFSMSNLVKNELLEYQELVKTKRLSMQKFALNILIKAPSLEDLDAQTSLVLGLLFKENLVGVIETFGLKGGYFSFFPERIHLNHRLRFLTSKALACLMVFERQNLGFKANSWGNSPLSVFKNLDYSPFLFNFHNQEVSHNNAKEIARVNGHTLIIGATGSGKSTLISFLMMSALKYQNMRLLAFDRMQGLYSFTKFFKGHYHDGKSFSINPFCLEPNLQNLEFLQSFFLSMFDLAPSRDKEALEDMNAIFSAIKSLYETLYPKAFSLLDFKETLKRTSSNQLGLSLEPYLNNPLFNALNDAFNSNAFLNVINLDTITQNPKDLGLLAYYLFYKILEESRKNDSGFLVFLDEFKSYVENDLLNTKINALITQARKANGVVVLALQDIYQLSGVKNAHSFLSNMGTLILYPQKNARELKHHFNVPLSETEISFLENTPLYARQVLVKNLGNGNSNMIDVSLESLGRYLKIFNSDSSHVNKVKALQKDYPTEWREKLLKS
- a CDS encoding COG3014 family protein, with the protein product MDLEHFNTLYYEESPKQAYEYSKQFTKKKKNALLWDLQNGLSALYARDYQTSLGVLDQAEQRFDKTQSAFTRGAGYVGATMINDNVRAYGGNIYEGVLINYYKAIDYMLLNDSAKARVQFNRANERQRRAKEFYYEEVQKAIKEIDSSKKHNINMERSRVEVSEILNNTYSNLDKYEAYQGLLNPAVSYLSGLFYALNGDKNKGLGYLNEAYGISQSPFVAQDLVFFKNPNRSHFTWIIIEDGKEPQKSEFKIDVPIFMIDSVYNVSIALPKLEKGEAFYQNFTLKDGEKVTPFDTLASIDAVVASEFRKQLPYIITRAILSATFKVGMQAVANYYLGFVGGLVTSLYSGVSTFADTRNTSIFAHKIYLMRIKNKAFENYEVRADSIDAFSFSLKPCKRSLENPKVIDARELLSGFVTAPQIFCSNRHNILYIRSFKNGFVLSRLK
- the cheV1 gene encoding chemotaxis protein CheV1; amino-acid sequence: MADSLAGIDQVTSLHKNNELQLLCFRLGKNKDLYAVNVFKIREVVKYHGNLTIISHENNSLVEGLIIIRELTIPLIDMKKWFYYDSQNKNKDLRPYRIEKEKGEDDIVMICEFSRWTIGVRIYEADRILSKKWTEMEQSAGLGGSAGNNKLVSRTRYFDGRLVQVVDIEKMLIDVFPWIEDEKHNDLETLSKIHSNQCVLLADDSPSVLKTMQMILDKLGVKHIDFINGKTLLEHLFNPTTDVSNIGLIITDLEMPEASGFEVIKQVKNNPLTSKIPIVVNSSMSGSSNEDMARSLKADDFISKSNPKDIQRVVKQFLELA